In a single window of the Corvus hawaiiensis isolate bCorHaw1 chromosome 19, bCorHaw1.pri.cur, whole genome shotgun sequence genome:
- the CACNG5 gene encoding voltage-dependent calcium channel gamma-5 subunit, with protein MLLGMSACSRKALTLLSSVFAVCGLGLLGISVSTDYWLYLEEGIVQPQNQTAEIKLSLHSGLWRVCFLAGEERGRCFTIEYVMPMNIQLTSESTINVLKMIRSATPFPLVSLFFMFIGFILSNIGHIRPHRTILAFVSGIFFILSGLSLVVGLVLYISSINDEMLNRTKDSESFFNYKYGWSFAFSAISFLLTESAGVMSVYLFMKRYTAEDLYRPHPGFYRPRLSNCSDYSGQFLHPDTWGRGRSPSDISSEASLQMNSNYPALLKCPDYDQMSSSPC; from the exons ATGCTGTTGGGAATGAGCGCCTGCAGCAGGAAGGCGCTGACCCTGCTCAGCAGCGTGTTCGCCGTCTGCGGCCTCGGCCTCCTGGGCATCTCCGTCAGCACTGATTACTGGCTCTACCTGGAGGAGGGCATCGTCCAGCCCCAAAACCAGACAGCCGAGATCAAGCTGTCGctgcactcagggctctggaggGTCTGCTTTCTGGCAG GTGAGGAGCGTGGCCGGTGCTTCACCATCGAATATGTGATGCCCATGAACATCCAGCTGACATCTGAATCCACAATCAATGTCCTGA agaTGATTCGCTCAGccacccccttccctctggTCAGCCTCTTCTTCATGTTCATCGGCTTCATCCTGAGCAACATTGGCCACATCCGGCCTCACAGGACCATCCTCGCCTTCGTCTCAGGGATATTCTTCATCCTGTCAG GTCTGTCACTGGTGGTGGGGCTGGTCCTCTACATATCCAGCATTAATGACGAGATGCTCAACAGGACCAAGGACTCGGAGTCGTTCTTCAATTACAAATATGGGTGGTCCTTTGCCTTCTCTGCCATCTCGTTCCTTCTCACAGAG AGTGCCGGGGTGATGTCTGTGTACCTGTTCATGAAGCGCTACACGGCCGAGGACCTCTACCGACCCCACCCTGGCTTCTACCGGCCCCGCTTGAGCAACTGCTCCGACTACTCAGGGCAGTTCCTGCACCCAGACACGTGGGGACGGGGCCGCAGCCCCTCGGACATCTCCAGCGAGGCGTCCCTGCAGATGAACAGTAACTACCCAGCCCTGCTCAAGTGCCCCGACTATGACCAGATGTCCTCGTCTCCCTGCTga